The Brachyhypopomus gauderio isolate BG-103 chromosome 17, BGAUD_0.2, whole genome shotgun sequence genome includes a window with the following:
- the LOC143480859 gene encoding F-box only protein 30-like isoform X2 — protein MEELHSHCQHCVSRRCMVRPRTGVSCDLMNCPLVCGAVFHSCKVSEHRLLCPYERVPCLNHVFGCPFSIARCKMAQHLGICPASVVCCTMEWNRWPVSYADRKSYENLSKEVHDVEQLDMALALQDQRMLLESLKVTTTVTKTGDEQNEKITDGMPEAEMTNRLIEMGGESYSELYKASVETSRSLAAALDILSSANKGIDLIMENLGGVKVDKNGGDCCSNECKNAAISQSDTDSECELGAVGGADCAFPADFEEENECMEQNGLILSSDGEEEMSDAMKPDGQLFRNGFKAIEENLNPVRLEMHVDRASDSSDRMPAIPHHSVPVVAQEPEMALPPQLAMPLPIPLPDLVQNNVLQQLPVEIEDRWLERKLHHLQVLKGMKVFTVNGRKTLLSNPYTFRAKMEDKAVDTSDLEVTDDPIGLHGIDLITAALLFCLGDSPGGRGISDSRFVDGYRIDFGTQTFSFPSAILATRTMVGDIASASACDHASPQLSNPSPFHTLRLDLVLECVARYQTKQRSMFTFVCGQLFRRDEFSSHFKNVHGDIHAGLNGWMEQRCPLAFYGCTYSQRRFCPSVQGSRIIHDSYLGSFGVQSDLAACPGEHLSRRTCQYGSHCDHLSSLPFELLQHVASFLDSFSLCQLSRVSRTMRDVCASLLQSRGMVVLLWAKTRSSDGSSSWHIQDKVWRFSTAFGTVNEWKFADISSMADHLKECRFNTVARREEAVPLPWF, from the exons ATGGAGGAACTACACAGCCATTGCCAGCACTGTGTGAGCAGAAGGTGTATGGTAAGGCCAAGGACTGGTGTCTCATGCGACCTCAtgaactgtcctcttgtgtgTGGGGCAGTTTTCCACTCCTGTAAAGTGTCTGAACACCGTTTGCTGTGTCCATATGAACGAGTGCCTTGCCTGAATCATGTTTTTGGATGCCCCTTTTCGATTGCGAGATGTAAGATGGCACAGCACCTGGGGATATGCCCAGCCAGTGTCGTGTGCTGCACCATGGAGTGGAACCGATGGCCAGTGAGCTACGCTGATCGCAAGTCTTATGAGAACTTGAGCAAGGAGGTCCATGATGTAGAACAGTTAGATATGGCATTGGCCCTACAAGATCAGCGCATGCTGCTTGAATCGCTCAAAGTAACTACCACTGTGACAAAAACTGGAGATGAGCAAAATGAAAAGATTACCGATGGCATGCCAGAAGCGGAAATGACGAACAGACTGATTGAAATGGGTGGGGAGTCATACAGTGAGCTTTATAAGGCTTCAGTAGAGACCAGCAGAAGCTTAGCAGCAGCACTGGACATTCTCAGCAGTGCTAACAAAGGTATTGATCTGATCATGGAGAACCTTGGTGGTGTGAAGGTTGATAAAAATGGTGGAGATTGTTGTTCAAATGAATGTAAGAATGCAGCAATAAGTCAAAGTGACACAGACTCTGAGTGTGAGCTGGGAGCTGTGGGTGGAGCAGACTGTGCTTTTCCAGCagactttgaagaggaaaatgAGTGCATGGAGCAAAATGGACTCATTCTGTCTtcagatggagaggaggaaatgAGCGATGCAATGAAGCCTGATGGACAACTCTTTCGTAATGGATTTAAAGCCATAGAGGAGAACCTCAATCCAGTCAGACTCGAAATGCATGTGGACAGAGCCAGTGACTCCTCAGACCGTATGCCAGCGATTCCACACCATTCCGTGCCTGTTGTAGCACAGGAGCCAGAAATGGCCCTCCCACCCCAGTTAGCCATGCCCCTCCCGATCCCTCTGCCTGATTTGGTACAGAACAATGTTTTGCAACAACTTCCTGTCGAAATTGAGGACCGGTGGTTGGAACGCAAGTTGCATCATCTCCAGGTGCTCAAGGGAATGAAAGTGTTTACGGTTAACGGGCGGAAGACTCTGCTGTCCAACCCTTACACGTTCCGGGCTAAGATGGAGGACAAGGCGGTGGACACCTCTGACCTTGAGGTCACAGACGATCCGATAGGCCTCCACGGCATCGACCTCATCACAGCCGCTCTGCTCTTCTGCCTCGGGGACTCGCCAGGGGGCAGGGGCATTTCAGACAGCCGCTTTGTGGACGGTTATCGCATCGACTTCGGCACGCAGACGTTTTCCTTTCCGTCTGCGATACTTGCCACCCGCACCATGGTGGGCGACATTGCCTCGGCGTCCGCGTGCGACCACGCCAGTCCTCAGCTGTCCAACCCCAGCCCCTTCCACACCCTCCGACTGGACCTGGTGCTGGAGTGCGTGGCCCGCTACCAGACCAAGCAGCGCTCCATGTTCACGTTTGTTTGTGGGCAGCTGTTTCGCAGGGACGAGTTCTCCTCTCATTTTAAGAACGTTCACGGGGACATACACGCCGGGCTTAACGGTTGGATGGAGCAAAGGTGTCCTCTTGCATTCTATGGCTGCACCTATTCACAGAGAAGGTTCTGCCCCTCGGTGCAGGGCTCCAGAATCATCCACGACAGCTACCTGGGCTCATTCGGGGTGCAGTCCGACTTGGCTGCATGTCCAGGTGAGCACCTTTCTCGGAGAACCTGTCAGTATGGCTCCCACTGTGATCACCTTAGCAGTTTACCCTTTGAGCTATTGCAGCATGTGGCCAGCTTCCTGGATTCCTTTAGTCTGTGCCAGCTGTCTCGAGTGTCTCGCACCATGAGGGATGTTTGTGCTAGTCTGCTGCAGTCCCGTGGGATGGTGGTCCTGCTCTGGGCTAAGACCAGATCCAGTGATGGATCCTCATCTTGGCACATTCAAGACAAG GTGTGGAGGTTCAGCACTGCCTTTGGAACAGTGAACGAGTGGAAGTTTGCCGACATTTCCAGCATGGCCGACCACCTGAAGGAGTGCCGCTTCAACACGGTGGCCCGTCGCGAGGAGGCCGTCCCTTTGCCTT GGTTCTAA
- the LOC143481182 gene encoding utrophin-like isoform X1: protein MQQNEGNTAFPQRECVEPQCERVAGLLTLLEEMWFWVCLKEEELSCQSPAEDDIHVLLQRQGYCAALERVLSSGSQVLDSSLEQVCLARAPQPEEDLRDVSMEAAAACCLQNSDCGRWAGTMRDDIMDVQHCWKCLHPHADSWQQSYFERAEVHPNVTAMKVSLVPPPDIHLGPLSSALPHSPQTLMDLSEVKRLSRVLSLKAEIFYR from the exons GGAGTGTGTGGAGCCTCAGTGTGAGAGAGTGGCAGGACTGCTGACACTGCTGGAGGAGATGTGGTTCTGGGTGTGCCTGAAGGAGGAAGAGCTTTCATGTCAAAGCCCTGCTGAAGATGATATTCATGTTCTACTGCAGCGACAAGGCTACTGCGCG GCTCTGGAGAGGGTGCTAAGTAGTGGGAGTCAGGTTTTGGACTCCAGTCTTGAGCAGGTGTGCCTGGCCCGGGCTCCACAGCCAGAGGAGGATCTGAGAGATGTCAGCATGGAAGCAGCAGCAG CATGCTGTCTGCAGAACAGTGACTGCGGACGCTGGGCTGGAACCATGCGGGATGATATCATGGACGTCCAGCACTGCTGGAAATGTCTTCATCCTCACGCAGACAGCTGGCAGCAG AGCTATTTTGAGAGAGCAGAGGTCCACCCCAATGTAACAGCCATGAAAGTCAGCTTGGTTCCACCTCCTGACATTCATCTGGGTCCACTATCGTCAGCTCTACCTCATAGCCCCCAAACACTAATGGACCTTTCAGAGGTAAAGAGACTCAGTAGGGTTCTATCACTCAAAGCTGAAATATTCTATAGATGA
- the LOC143481095 gene encoding dystrophin-related protein 2-like: LVSPSDLFSQVSSSGACDPQQLALLLHTSLQIPRQLGEAAAFGGSSVEPSVRSCFQHVSSTETIELDQFVEWMHLEPQSMVWLPVLHRVAAAETARHQVKCNICKGFPIVGFS; this comes from the exons CTGGTGTCCCCCTCAGACCTGTTCAGCCAGGTGTCCAGCTCAGGCGCCTGTGACCCTCAGCAGCTGGCCCTGCTGCTGCACACCAGCTTACAGATCCCCCGACAGCTGGGGGAGGCAGCCGCCTTCGGAGGCAGCAGCGTGGAGCCCAGTGTCCGCAGCTGTTTTCAGCAT GTGAGCAGTACGGAGACGATTGAGCTGGACcagtttgtggagtggatgcaCCTGGAGCCCCAGTCCATGGTGTGGCTACCAGTGCTGCACCGAGTGGCCGCAGCTGAGACTGCCAGGCACCAGGTCAAATGCAACATCTGTAAAGGGTTCCCCATAGTGGGCTTCAG CTGA
- the LOC143480861 gene encoding pancreatic secretory granule membrane major glycoprotein GP2-like, whose translation MKNGRGPEALFRIQMFKFVGSSYTDVFLHCNVQICHSNAGACQPNCSSDDVSGRIRREVTLSHTVSYGPIRRLQVESNPNAGMPPVETFVLGGLLMVLLIITGVFGRLWLHSRRSYPTQEAQLTLSNIHNIAEVAT comes from the exons ATGAAGAACGGGCGTGGTCCAGAGGCTCTGTTCAGGATCCAGATGTTTAAGTTTGTGGGCAGCTCCTATACAGATGTGTTCCTCCACTGCAATGTGCAGATCTGCCACAGCAATGCAGGAGCATGCCAGCCT AACTGCTCCAGTGATGATGTGTCAGGGCGGATACGCAGGGAGGTCACTCTGTCCCACACAGTATCCTATGGACCAATAAGACGACTCCAGGTCGAATCTAACCCAA ATGCAGGTATGCCTCCAGTTGAAACCTTTGTGCTGGGAGGTCTGCTGATGGTTCTGCTCATCATTACTGGTGTGTTTGGGAGACTGTGGCTCCACAGCAGAAGATCCTATCCCACTCAAGAAGCCCAGCTCACCCTGTCCAATATCCACAACATCGCAGAGGTCGCCACCTAG
- the LOC143480859 gene encoding F-box only protein 30-like isoform X1: MEELHSHCQHCVSRRCMVRPRTGVSCDLMNCPLVCGAVFHSCKVSEHRLLCPYERVPCLNHVFGCPFSIARCKMAQHLGICPASVVCCTMEWNRWPVSYADRKSYENLSKEVHDVEQLDMALALQDQRMLLESLKVTTTVTKTGDEQNEKITDGMPEAEMTNRLIEMGGESYSELYKASVETSRSLAAALDILSSANKGIDLIMENLGGVKVDKNGGDCCSNECKNAAISQSDTDSECELGAVGGADCAFPADFEEENECMEQNGLILSSDGEEEMSDAMKPDGQLFRNGFKAIEENLNPVRLEMHVDRASDSSDRMPAIPHHSVPVVAQEPEMALPPQLAMPLPIPLPDLVQNNVLQQLPVEIEDRWLERKLHHLQVLKGMKVFTVNGRKTLLSNPYTFRAKMEDKAVDTSDLEVTDDPIGLHGIDLITAALLFCLGDSPGGRGISDSRFVDGYRIDFGTQTFSFPSAILATRTMVGDIASASACDHASPQLSNPSPFHTLRLDLVLECVARYQTKQRSMFTFVCGQLFRRDEFSSHFKNVHGDIHAGLNGWMEQRCPLAFYGCTYSQRRFCPSVQGSRIIHDSYLGSFGVQSDLAACPGEHLSRRTCQYGSHCDHLSSLPFELLQHVASFLDSFSLCQLSRVSRTMRDVCASLLQSRGMVVLLWAKTRSSDGSSSWHIQDKVWRFSTAFGTVNEWKFADISSMADHLKECRFNTVARREEAVPLPCMCYARELTREGRSLRALLQPVL, encoded by the exons ATGGAGGAACTACACAGCCATTGCCAGCACTGTGTGAGCAGAAGGTGTATGGTAAGGCCAAGGACTGGTGTCTCATGCGACCTCAtgaactgtcctcttgtgtgTGGGGCAGTTTTCCACTCCTGTAAAGTGTCTGAACACCGTTTGCTGTGTCCATATGAACGAGTGCCTTGCCTGAATCATGTTTTTGGATGCCCCTTTTCGATTGCGAGATGTAAGATGGCACAGCACCTGGGGATATGCCCAGCCAGTGTCGTGTGCTGCACCATGGAGTGGAACCGATGGCCAGTGAGCTACGCTGATCGCAAGTCTTATGAGAACTTGAGCAAGGAGGTCCATGATGTAGAACAGTTAGATATGGCATTGGCCCTACAAGATCAGCGCATGCTGCTTGAATCGCTCAAAGTAACTACCACTGTGACAAAAACTGGAGATGAGCAAAATGAAAAGATTACCGATGGCATGCCAGAAGCGGAAATGACGAACAGACTGATTGAAATGGGTGGGGAGTCATACAGTGAGCTTTATAAGGCTTCAGTAGAGACCAGCAGAAGCTTAGCAGCAGCACTGGACATTCTCAGCAGTGCTAACAAAGGTATTGATCTGATCATGGAGAACCTTGGTGGTGTGAAGGTTGATAAAAATGGTGGAGATTGTTGTTCAAATGAATGTAAGAATGCAGCAATAAGTCAAAGTGACACAGACTCTGAGTGTGAGCTGGGAGCTGTGGGTGGAGCAGACTGTGCTTTTCCAGCagactttgaagaggaaaatgAGTGCATGGAGCAAAATGGACTCATTCTGTCTtcagatggagaggaggaaatgAGCGATGCAATGAAGCCTGATGGACAACTCTTTCGTAATGGATTTAAAGCCATAGAGGAGAACCTCAATCCAGTCAGACTCGAAATGCATGTGGACAGAGCCAGTGACTCCTCAGACCGTATGCCAGCGATTCCACACCATTCCGTGCCTGTTGTAGCACAGGAGCCAGAAATGGCCCTCCCACCCCAGTTAGCCATGCCCCTCCCGATCCCTCTGCCTGATTTGGTACAGAACAATGTTTTGCAACAACTTCCTGTCGAAATTGAGGACCGGTGGTTGGAACGCAAGTTGCATCATCTCCAGGTGCTCAAGGGAATGAAAGTGTTTACGGTTAACGGGCGGAAGACTCTGCTGTCCAACCCTTACACGTTCCGGGCTAAGATGGAGGACAAGGCGGTGGACACCTCTGACCTTGAGGTCACAGACGATCCGATAGGCCTCCACGGCATCGACCTCATCACAGCCGCTCTGCTCTTCTGCCTCGGGGACTCGCCAGGGGGCAGGGGCATTTCAGACAGCCGCTTTGTGGACGGTTATCGCATCGACTTCGGCACGCAGACGTTTTCCTTTCCGTCTGCGATACTTGCCACCCGCACCATGGTGGGCGACATTGCCTCGGCGTCCGCGTGCGACCACGCCAGTCCTCAGCTGTCCAACCCCAGCCCCTTCCACACCCTCCGACTGGACCTGGTGCTGGAGTGCGTGGCCCGCTACCAGACCAAGCAGCGCTCCATGTTCACGTTTGTTTGTGGGCAGCTGTTTCGCAGGGACGAGTTCTCCTCTCATTTTAAGAACGTTCACGGGGACATACACGCCGGGCTTAACGGTTGGATGGAGCAAAGGTGTCCTCTTGCATTCTATGGCTGCACCTATTCACAGAGAAGGTTCTGCCCCTCGGTGCAGGGCTCCAGAATCATCCACGACAGCTACCTGGGCTCATTCGGGGTGCAGTCCGACTTGGCTGCATGTCCAGGTGAGCACCTTTCTCGGAGAACCTGTCAGTATGGCTCCCACTGTGATCACCTTAGCAGTTTACCCTTTGAGCTATTGCAGCATGTGGCCAGCTTCCTGGATTCCTTTAGTCTGTGCCAGCTGTCTCGAGTGTCTCGCACCATGAGGGATGTTTGTGCTAGTCTGCTGCAGTCCCGTGGGATGGTGGTCCTGCTCTGGGCTAAGACCAGATCCAGTGATGGATCCTCATCTTGGCACATTCAAGACAAG GTGTGGAGGTTCAGCACTGCCTTTGGAACAGTGAACGAGTGGAAGTTTGCCGACATTTCCAGCATGGCCGACCACCTGAAGGAGTGCCGCTTCAACACGGTGGCCCGTCGCGAGGAGGCCGTCCCTTTGCCTTGTATGTGTTACGCAAGAGAGCTTACGAGAGAGGGCCGCTCCCTGCGCGCACTGCTGCAGCCTGTGCTATAG
- the LOC143481060 gene encoding alpha-tectorin-like translates to MAKEELRGKAWAARQPGRAKPAKTTPAALALAWCLLTPWTLTSAAHIEEQELNEAVVCNNDQMQVLIPRTFFLNKEPPVYIWDLHLNDPECRGIEVGNDFVFTIKTNLTDCGTIMASDDTYIMFTNTIHNNETDVITRSYVNITFGCRYPVNYMVQQPNGENMIRVDVRTITLNTEEGNFSVAMLLYKDEDFEDKWTTVPSLMLEDNVYVKVYMTPANLMLRVERCWATPNNDPYSNIQYTFIHDRFVHVHIQLLMINNEDILFINVNATESPIWEML, encoded by the exons ATGGCCAAAGAGGAACTGAGGGGCAAAGCTTGGGCTGCACGGCAGCCGGGGCGAGCGAAGCCCGCGAAGACGACACCTGCTGCGCTGGCCCTGGCGTGGTGCCTCCTCACGCCCTGGACACTCACCTCAGCTGCACATATAGAAGAGCAGG AGCTAAATGAAGCTGTTGTTTGTAATAATGACCAGATGCAAGTTCTCATTCCCCGTACCTTCTTTCTCAACAAGGAACCTCCAGTTTAT ATTTGGGATCTGCACCTAAATGACCCTGAGTGTCGTGGGATTGAGGTTGGAAATGACTTTGTCTTCACCATCAAGACTAATCTTACAGACTGTGGCACCATCATG gcaTCTGATGACACTTACATCATGTTCACCAACACTATCCACAATAATGAAACAGACGTCATCACAAGAAGCTATGTAAACATTACATTCGGATGTCGTTATCCCGTGAACTACATGGTCCAGCAACCTAATGGAGAAAATATGATCAGAGTGGACGTCAG GACAATCACCCTGAACACAGAAGAAGGCAATTTCTCTGTGGCGATGCTGCTGTACAAAGATGAGGACTTTGAGGACAAATGGACCACTGTTCCCTCGCTGATGCTTGAAGACAATGTCTATGTGAAAGTTTACATG ACGCCAGCAAACCTTATGCTCCGAGTGGAGAGGTGCTGGGCCACACCCAACAATGATCCCTACAGCAACATCcaatacaccttcatccacGACAGGTTTGTGCATGTACATATTCAGCTCTTGATGATTAATAATGAAGATATTTTAttcataaatgtaaatgcaacTGAAAGCCCTATTTGGGAAATGTTGTGA